From Chloracidobacterium thermophilum B:
TTGCCCGCGACAATCTGACCAAGCTGAGTTTGGACTTCCCCAACCACCCTGAAATTCTTGCCCTTCTCGCCAAAGTTCAGGCCCCCGTGCAGCCCAAGGCGTCCGAGCCAACACTGAAGAGCCTGGCCGTTCCGACGGATGCGCCTGCCGAAGTTCCCGTCTCCAAACCGGAATCCATCGGGTCGCTGATGAACGGACTGGTGAGCGAACTCGAAAAGGCTCTCGAAGAACTCGAAATGGGCCACTTCGATGCACCGGCCGTCACCAATCTGTCAACCAAACCCGAAGCTGCAACCGACAAGACGCCGACCGGTCCGCTCTTTTTGGGCGAGTCCGGGCTTCAGGATGTCTTTGACGAATTCAAGCAAAGTGTGGAAGTGGATACCGAGGCCACGCCAGACTTTGAAACCCACTACAACCTCGGTTTGGCTTACAAGGACATGGACCTCTTTGATGAGGCTATCGAGGAGTTCCAGACCGCTTTTCGCGGCACCGACCCTAACTCTCCTGACCCCCACTACTTCCAAGTCTGTAACATGCTGGGGCTGTGCTTTATGGCCAAAAACGAACCACAACTGGCCACGGTGTGGTTCAAGCGTGGCGTCGAAGCCCCCGGCCGGACAGAAGATGAATACCAGGCGATGCGGTATGATCTGGGGCTGGCCTATGAGCAGATGGGACGCTACGACCAAGCCCTCGAAGTCTTTGAAATGGTCTATGCTGTGGACATCAACTACCGCGAAGTCGCCGAGAAACTCGCTGAACTCCGGCGACGTGTCAAACATTGACGGTCAAACACTACCCCCACACACCTGACGCCTTTGCCCCGTGTCCGTCAAGCTGACCGCCATTCTCTTCATTGCCCTGTGTTTTGAGGTTGGGCTGCTGCTGGCCATCATCCCGTGGACGAACTACTGGGAAAACAACTTCTTTCTGTTCTGGTTGACGGCCCGTTTCCCAGGCAGTCAGCTTGCGGCCATTGTCCAGAGCGGTTACGTGCGCGGCGCGGTCACTGGCATCGGGCTGGTCAACCTTGCCCTTGGCTTCCTCGAAATCACAGGTTTTCGTCGGCTTCCCACTGAGGCATAGCCAGTCCAACGCCTACTCGCCAATGTCAATGGCCTCGGTTTTGCCCAGTTCAGCGCGGAAAGCCGCGAGTCGGGCGGCTGGAATCTGCCAGTTGGTATCAAGGGGTACGCTGGCCGGGCGAACCCAGTCCGCCCCTTTGGGCAAGGTCCGCCACCACGCGGCGTACCGCGCAATGACCGCCTCCCGATCACGTTCATCGGCCAGGTAAAAGAATCCGAAGTCTTCCCCTGAAACACTGCGCAGGGCATCGTAGGCGAAGTACCGGACGGCCGGATAGCGGTCGCGCAGCGCCTCAATGAGAAAAGGAATCGCCCATTTGCGATCACGGGCGCGCCCATCAGCACCGCTCGTTCCCAAAGCCCACGCAGCCGTGATCCGCGCCGAGGGGTCACGGCTGAAGAGTTCCCGTACGATTTCCGCAATCCTGGCTTCCGGGCGTGCCGCATTTGCGGCAGAGAGCGCATACCGGGACCCGTACCACTGCGTCATGTAGCGCGCCGCCCAGTCGGCACTTTCGCCCGGATGACACATGTTGCACCCGTTCGGCATGTTGGTCGAAAGGCTCTTGTCCGGCTCAGGGTTCAGAATGCGGTGGGTTCGTTTGGCAGTGAGCAACCCAAAGGAAATACGCGGCCGGTGGCATTCGTAGCAGGCGCTGCCGCTGCTGTCGGCCCGGTGATGCGTGTGGGCTTCAAGGTTGGCGGCAATGCTGGCATGGCACTGGGTACAGGACTTGTTCCCCCGCATCTCATCGTGCATCAGGGATTGCTGGCGTCCTTTGTGAACATCGTGGCAGCTCACACAGGTCATGTTGCCTTCGGTGTGGCACTTGCTCATCAGCAGCCCCTGATACTCGTAAGCTGTCAGGCGCGGCGTGCCGTCGGGATAGAAACGTGGTGCAAAACTGTAGTTGCCGACTTTGGCTGTGATGTCCAGCGGGCGGTAGTATTTCGACAAATCCTCACCGGGCGTGTAGGGATCGCCTTTGGCCATAATTTCCCGGATGTTGTTGATCTCGACGGGCAGCCGTTGCCCATGGCAGTGACCGCACACCTGGGTGTTGGTGTGCTTGTCCCGCTTCGCCTGGTTGACAATCGTCGGATCATCTGCCCGTGCCTGCCGGCGTAGCCAGGTCCAGCCAAAGGACTGATTTTTTTCAACGTGCAGCTTTCCGGGGCCGTGGCACGCTTCGCAGCCGATGCCCAGTTCCTCGACACTGGTGTTGGTAAACTGCCCGGTTTTCAGGTCCATGCCGGGCCTGCCCTTGACGTTGTGGCAAAAGATGCAGTTGTTGTTCCACACACTGGTGTGGCGGCTGAAATCGGGCAAATCCGGGTGCAGAAACAGCCCCTGCAGGTTGAACCAGTATTTTTTCTCGATGTTCCAGGCAATAGGCAGGCGGTAAAAGGTTGTCCCGACTTGGGTGACATACTGCTGGAAACGACGCGACCCGATGGTGCGAACGATTTTTGCCACGCCCATGCGGCCGCTCGGATCGAGCGTTTCCATGAAAAATTCATCACCCTGCCGGAACATCCGCGAAGTAACCCCCTGATAGGTGTAGGTGGCGTTGTTGAAATCACCCACCACAGTTTCCGGGGTCGCCGGTTGCGTCATTTTGTGGTGATGCGATTGTGACCAGTGGGCAAACTGGTCCTGGTGACAGGCCCGGCAGCTTTCCGATCCCACATAAGCCACCTGCGACAGGTCTGGGGCGTAGGTGCGCAGTTCGTCCACCTGCCGTTGCCAGACCCACCACACCAAGCCGGCCAGCAGAATACAGCCGAGTAGGACGCCGATTTTGAGTGCAGCCGATTTCGAGACCATAGGGACTTCAGAACAAACCGGAGCTTCTATGGTTCGGGGCGGAACGGCCGTTCAAGATACTGCTGGGCCTGCTGACGGGCAGCCGCGTCATCACCGTCTTCAATGACCTTCTTGTACTCGGCCACGGCACGGTCGCGCTGTCCCAGCGCATCGTACGCATTGCCCTTCTTGAGCGCTGCCCATGACTCAACCCACCGTGGACGCAAATCGCCATCAAGCGCCTCATCAAAGGCATCGCGGGCTTTTTCATAGTTTCGCTGGCTTAGATACAGCAGGCCAAGATTGTACCATGCCCAACTGCTGCGGCGATTGACGCGAATCGCCGCCTCGAACTGCTGCTGGGCTTCGGCCAGCTCGCCATCTTCGATGTGCTGGATGCCACGCCGCACAACAACCGCCACGCGCAGTTCATCAGAAGTGCGGAGAATCTTCACATCCGGGTCAATCAACAGGTCACGCGGCTCAGAAGTGGAGGTCAGACTGAAGCTGGCTTCCCGTCCGTCAAACTGGAGCGTGGCCCGTTCCGCGCTGCCCTTGGTCTCCAGTGTCACCTCAACCGGCATGCGAAAGCCTTCCAGCTTTTGTTCAAGCGTACCGCGCATGCGGTAGGTGCCGCCCGGAATCCGCAGAATCTTGTAATCAGGGACGAATTCGGGAACACCCGTCGAATCCACCCACAGGGCAAAGAACCAGCGCAGGTCCTGTCCGGCCGTCTGCGTGGCAAGGTTTTCAAAATCGCTCAGGCTGATGTTCCGGCCGAGATACTGGGTGTAACAGGTTGCCAGCAACCGGAAGAACGTTTCATCACCCAACAGGACGCGCAGCATCCGAAAGACAAACGCCCCCTTGTAAAACATAATCGAGCGATAAGCCGCCGACTGGTCATCGAGTTCCGCCGGTGCGCGCCGCAGCGACGACTGTGATTCAAACGCCAGCGCGCGTTCCAAAAAATCGCGGACCAGTTCGCGGAATTCCGCGTTGTTGCGCCGGGTTTCCTCAACCAGCAGGTAGGCGTAGGTGGCCAATCCCTGGGAAAGCCAGGCGTCGTCAAACGATTTGAGCACGACGCCCTGCCCCCACCACTGGAACGCCACTTCGCGGCAGAGCAGTTCACGGGGCAGCTCACGGGTCCGAAACAGCCGGGAAGCCAGCAGGGTTACACCGGCGCTGGTGGAACTCTCCAGACTTTCGTCGTCAATTTCCGCCATCGCCAGTGTAGGCCCGAAAGCATAGGGGCCGAAGCTCCGTTCGTAACGCTCAAGCGCCTGCACAGCGATGTCGGCATACTCGGCAGCACGGGCTTCATTACCGGGACGGACATACACCCGGATTTCCGTCTCTCCCTGCTGCCGGGTCTGCACCTGGTAGCGACCGACGGCCAGATTCCCGAACAGGACACTTTTGGCCGAAGCAAACGACCAGCGGGTGCGCGGCCCCGTCCCGGCGGGCAATGTCGGCGCGGCTTGTGGCACATCGGCTCCGCGCATGGCAACCGGAAGGGACGGCAAAAAGGCATTTGACGGCCGCCGTGGGCGCGGCCGCGGTGATGGGCGCGGGGACGGACGCGGTGTGGCCGGCGCCGGAGCGGGACGCCGCTCCGGTTCCAGGGACGGCACTCCCGGCCCTGTCACCGGCTGTTTCGCCTGAAATCCGTAACCCACTACCGTCAATCCATCGGGAACGGTCAGGTTCAGCGTAAAGGTTGCCGTATCGGCCGCATAGCCGTGGAAGGGGAACCAGCGTCCGCCGTAGAGCAGATAACTCGCCCCGTCCTGACCAACGTAGGCCAGGCGCTTGCTGGTCAGGACGCCGCCTTCGGCCGACAAAAGCTGCCCGGCATACTCGACAATGACG
This genomic window contains:
- a CDS encoding M1 family metallopeptidase, with protein sequence MAHAFWEVARRPVPWLLAVLVSCLTTWAAPADDPLDVLDYQIDAEIIPATQTFVARAKVRMDTRRPVQSVVFEFNGALEVRRVLDENLQPLQFTQDRLRDLDLRIALPRATTPGTPFVVIVEYAGQLLSAEGGVLTSKRLAYVGQDGASYLLYGGRWFPFHGYAADTATFTLNLTVPDGLTVVGYGFQAKQPVTGPGVPSLEPERRPAPAPATPRPSPRPSPRPRPRRPSNAFLPSLPVAMRGADVPQAAPTLPAGTGPRTRWSFASAKSVLFGNLAVGRYQVQTRQQGETEIRVYVRPGNEARAAEYADIAVQALERYERSFGPYAFGPTLAMAEIDDESLESSTSAGVTLLASRLFRTRELPRELLCREVAFQWWGQGVVLKSFDDAWLSQGLATYAYLLVEETRRNNAEFRELVRDFLERALAFESQSSLRRAPAELDDQSAAYRSIMFYKGAFVFRMLRVLLGDETFFRLLATCYTQYLGRNISLSDFENLATQTAGQDLRWFFALWVDSTGVPEFVPDYKILRIPGGTYRMRGTLEQKLEGFRMPVEVTLETKGSAERATLQFDGREASFSLTSTSEPRDLLIDPDVKILRTSDELRVAVVVRRGIQHIEDGELAEAQQQFEAAIRVNRRSSWAWYNLGLLYLSQRNYEKARDAFDEALDGDLRPRWVESWAALKKGNAYDALGQRDRAVAEYKKVIEDGDDAAARQQAQQYLERPFRPEP
- a CDS encoding multiheme c-type cytochrome, yielding MVSKSAALKIGVLLGCILLAGLVWWVWQRQVDELRTYAPDLSQVAYVGSESCRACHQDQFAHWSQSHHHKMTQPATPETVVGDFNNATYTYQGVTSRMFRQGDEFFMETLDPSGRMGVAKIVRTIGSRRFQQYVTQVGTTFYRLPIAWNIEKKYWFNLQGLFLHPDLPDFSRHTSVWNNNCIFCHNVKGRPGMDLKTGQFTNTSVEELGIGCEACHGPGKLHVEKNQSFGWTWLRRQARADDPTIVNQAKRDKHTNTQVCGHCHGQRLPVEINNIREIMAKGDPYTPGEDLSKYYRPLDITAKVGNYSFAPRFYPDGTPRLTAYEYQGLLMSKCHTEGNMTCVSCHDVHKGRQQSLMHDEMRGNKSCTQCHASIAANLEAHTHHRADSSGSACYECHRPRISFGLLTAKRTHRILNPEPDKSLSTNMPNGCNMCHPGESADWAARYMTQWYGSRYALSAANAARPEARIAEIVRELFSRDPSARITAAWALGTSGADGRARDRKWAIPFLIEALRDRYPAVRYFAYDALRSVSGEDFGFFYLADERDREAVIARYAAWWRTLPKGADWVRPASVPLDTNWQIPAARLAAFRAELGKTEAIDIGE